The following coding sequences lie in one Portunus trituberculatus isolate SZX2019 chromosome 26, ASM1759143v1, whole genome shotgun sequence genomic window:
- the LOC123509294 gene encoding uncharacterized protein LOC123509294, producing the protein MMDPDTQLVPGQHLTVASTFDVDKNYVELKYYICPAEIPTELTDHWTFDCRKRLPLAIIQDMHSATLDVKMMYYFNVTLTTIRIPRHVSCRRCGLMVLATIMRHPTCKLFVSMRSCAFISVNSSFQSALQDPLYNTLPLQDLQ; encoded by the exons ATGATGGACCCTGATACACAACTAGTGCCTGGACaa cattTAACAGTGGCATCAACATTTGACGTGGACAAGAACTACGTGGAACTGAAGTACTACATCTGTCCTGCTGAGATACCAACAGAACTGACGGACCACTGGACATTTGACTGTAGgaaaag ACTCCCGCTAGCCATCATTCAGGACATGCACTCAGCAACACTGGACGTTAAGATGATGTACTACTTCAACGTAACCCTCACCACTATCAGGATTCCTCGCCACGTCTCATGCAGGCGCTGTGGTCTCATG gtgttggCAACGATAATGCGGCACCCAACATGCAAACTATTTGTCAGCATGAGGTCCTGTGCCTTCATCAGCGTCAACAGTAGTTTCCAGTCTGCCCTCCAAGACCCATTGTACAATACCCTACCACTCCAAGACCTTCAATAA